The following coding sequences are from one Triticum dicoccoides isolate Atlit2015 ecotype Zavitan chromosome 4A, WEW_v2.0, whole genome shotgun sequence window:
- the LOC119284705 gene encoding 3-ketoacyl-CoA synthase 6-like has translation MLHTALAELAIRSRSMSPSIVTVSLAAAAALVAMVRVGPEELASRLSEARPVHLFLACFLPAAATVLYLMLRPRAVYLVDYAGFRTPHTCRIPFASFLEHAKLMPELSERSIRFMTRLLERSGIGEETCLPPAHHYIGTHKYCTVDAARAEFELVAFSAIDDLLAKTGVAPEAIDILIVNCSLFCPTPSLVDMIVNKYKLRSDIRSMHLSGMGCSAGLVAVGLAGNLLQVAPHGAHALVVSTETITPNYYVGTERAMLLPNCLFRIGGAAALLSTSPAKARFRLKHLIRTLTGAQDSAYRCVFQEEDGEGHRGINLSKDLMNIAGDALKANITAMGPLVLPASEQLKFALTFIARKVINRRVKPYIPDFRTAFEHFCIHAGGRAIIDELQKNLGLSDEQVEASRMTLHKFGNTSSSSLWYELGYIEAKGRMRKGDRVWMIGFGSGFKCNSAAWECIQPARNADGPWATSIHRYPVDIPDVLSH, from the coding sequence ATGCTTCACACTGCACTCGCCGAGCTGGCTATACGATCGAGGAGCATGAGCCCGTCCATCGTCACCGtgtcgctcgccgccgccgccgccctcgtcgccatGGTGCGGGTCGGGCCGGAGGAGCTGGCCAGCCGGCTCTCCGAGGCCCGGCCGGTGCACCTCTTCTTGGCCTGCTTCCTTCCGGCCGCGGCGACCGTCCTGTACCTCATGCTGCGTCCCCGCGCGGTGTACCTCGTTGACTACGCCGGCTTCCGCACCCCGCACACCTGCCGCATCCCCTTCGCCAGCTTCCTGGAGCACGCCAAGCTGATGCCCGAGCTCAGCGAGCGCAGCATCCGGTTCATGACGCGCCTGCTGGAGCGCTCCGGGATCGGGGAGGAGACCTGCCTGCCGCCGGCGCACCACTACATCGGCACGCACAAGTACTGCACCGTCGACGCCGCCCGCGCCGAGTTCGAGCTCGTCGCCTTCTCGGCCATCGACGACCTGCTCGCCAAGACCGGCGTCGCCCCCGAGGCCATCGACATACTCATCGTCAACTGCAGCCTCTTCTGCCCCACGCCGTCCCTGGTCGACATGATCGTGAACAAGTACAAGCTGCGGAGCGATATCCGCAGCATGCACCTCTCCGGCATGGGGTGCAGCGCGGGGCTCGTCGCCGTGGGGCTCGCGGGGAACCTGCTGCAGGTCGCCCCCCACGGCGCGCACGCGCTGGTCGTCTCCACGGAGACCATCACGCCCAACTACTACGTCGGGACCGAGCGCGCAATGCTCCTGCCCAACTGCCTCTTCCGCATCGGCGGGGCGGCCGCGCTGCTGTCGACGTCCCCGGCGAAGGCCCGGTTCCGCCTGAAGCACCTCATCCGCACGCTCACCGGCGCGCAGGACAGCGCCTACCGGTGCGTGTTCCAAGAGGAGGACGGGGAGGGCCACCGCGGGATCAACCTCAGCAAGGACCTGATGAACATCGCCGGCGACGCGCTCAAGGCCAACATCACCGCGATGGGGCCGCTGGTCCTGCCGGCCAGCGAGCAGCTCAAGTTCGCCCTCACCTTCATCGCGCGGAAGGTGATCAACAGGCGGGTGAAGCCGTACATCCCCGACTTCCGCACGGCGTTCGAGCACTTCTGCATCCACGCCGGCGGCCGCGCGATCATCGACGAGCTGCAGAAGAACCTCGGGCTGTCCGACGAGCAGGTGGAGGCGTCGCGGATGACGCTGCACAAGTTCGGCAACACGTCGAGCAGCTCGCTGTGGTACGAGCTGGGCTACATCGAGGCCAAGGGCCGCATGCGCAAGGGCGACCGCGTGTGGATGATCGGCTTCGGGTCCGGGTTCAAGTGCAACAGCGCGGCGTGGGAGTGCATCCAGCCCGCCCGCAACGCCGATGGGCCGTGGGCGACGTCCATCCACAGATACCCGGTGGACATCCCCGACGTTCTCAGCCATTAA